The following DNA comes from Pomacea canaliculata isolate SZHN2017 linkage group LG10, ASM307304v1, whole genome shotgun sequence.
AGTGGGTAACTTCAGTAAATATGTTAAATCAACTCCAATAGCAAATGAGTTAAAGAGTGAAATTAATGAATGCAAGCAGTGCCATCATTCAGATTAGTTTTCGTTTGTTTCATAGGACTGGTGTTTCTTGTATTGAGATATTGAAATATGAAAGATCGCTTCTTCAGCTTGAGGTAGGTACAGCACCATAAAATTCACCATATGCATCTTCTCTaagtatttcttatttcttcagaGTTGCACCTCTTTTTAgtatcatctttctttttttacattcttgaagatataaataatctacaaataatttttttaatgaagaaggAAACCTTTAAGATATGTtagaaaatatctaaaatattttagttttccttcttcatatttaagaaaaatattctctatttttttaaattcaacttaaaatgtctcaaaatgttaaatattgatAACATTTGACAATGTGACATTAGCCAAAAAATGAGCAGCTTCTTAAACTGCTTCAGTTATCTGCTGACAGATGAAAGGTAGAGGATAAACTCAGCAGTAAATATGTAATAGAGTGCACTGGTTGCCTGTTGCAGGCAACTCCTGAAGCAGTTCTCAGGTCAGAAAACTTGGTCCAGCAGATGGAGGAAGAGAAGCAGAGACTGAGGATAGGAGGCTATGATGCCTGGCTTTGTAAGGACAAGAAAGGAGCTAACAAATGAACTAGATATTGTAGTGCTTGTAGTTATGTAGTTGTTTCAAGATTTCCAGTGCTTTCCTATTAGGAATGCTTGTAGTGCAGCATGCACTGCTCTAGCAAGCACTCAAGAGTAGAAAAGACCAGTCCATATTTGCTTGTTAACTGAAACAAAAACCTGCTGTTCCAGGAAAAACAACAGTTTACCTCTTTTGTACAGGATTGAAGCTATATGCATAGTAAATTAGACTACCATGttcttctctgcatgtggtatctgtttacggGGATGCCTGCTTTTCAATGATAAGCCTTAGTCCCAAGTCCCATTCTCTGCCATATTGTTCAGAGTCCTTGTGGATGTAGGTTAGGTACTAACATGAAAACTAAAACTATGACATTCAAATAAATGGTCATCAGTAGTCATGATAgagctaaaaaaatattgtttttaaatgtttgttatacAAATGTTATTGTAAACCACAGAGCAGTGACATCACTTGAAGACTAATTGTTCATCTCAGGGAAGAGATAGCAAAGAGAGATGGCCATGCTTCCTAACAGTGTTGATAGTTAACAGTTTCACAGGCATGGTATCAATTTATCacagatgggaaaaaaaactagaataaagatttttttatcctttttaaaataaatttcgttAAATGAACTTTAAGAAGAGGTTTGTCCTAGTTTGATAACATGAAACAGTGGAAGGTTCACCAAGTCCATTTCCTGAAGTGGACACTTAAGACTTCTTTTATAGAGATTTTGAAGATGGAGAGGGGTttagagaaagaacaaaatggTCAACTGTGTAAGTAATGCTGGTGAAAGGCTGAGTTCCCTGTCGTAATTCAGGCAAGCGGCTGGGTacaaaggaaagataaaatattgttatgagCACTTGCTTGAGATTTTGATAATGGCTTAAGATTAATTGCCAATGAAGACCTGAGAATGTCAGTGGGCtgttaaaaagaatgaaatacctgatttgtttgttgtttcaccCACCTCATCATGCCTGTTAAGGTTACACATGCTAGCGTACTGggtaaacaaatgtaaataacttGCAAAATTTGTGTTACATTCTGCTTTTTATGATCTGTTGAATGTGCTGATGTTATACGATGATGGTTAAAATTTTGCCTCTTACTTCCATAGTCACTGATGCTTTTTTTGGACCTTGTTTTAGCGTACCTTGGAAAAGTGGAGAAAGATGTGCTGCAGATTAACTGTGAACTAAAGACTCTTCGTGAAAGCAGACAGGAGGACAAATTGGCAATCGTCGTCATAAAAAAAGAGCTAGCAGAACGGGAGGTTTGTCGTGAAGTCTGGAGGTTGGGATTGGGGATTAAGCttcagcagttttaaaaaagttcagaaTGCAATCTTTTAATTTGCTCATCAAAACTtcaatatttgatattttaaagtCACTTGCTGGTGAAGGACTATGcagaacaaaatgtttcaattctagccagaaaaaagaaactggtgCACAAAAAGAGCAGAACTCTATGAGTAACTGAAAGCCTGTTTTGCTTTTTCGTTGTTTCATAAGCATTTCTCTGGAATTTTCTAACCAGCTGACTgcagtttcatttctttttcatttgtttttgctacctttttttcatgatttacttttttttttttccttttgcagtTGGCTGTGATGAGGAAGCGCCTACCAGAACTGCGTTCCTAACACAGCAcaaattttctatttcttcccATTATTTTCAGTGATTTGCACAGAACTGTTTATCTGATTAAGAAGAGTATGGCTTGTTTTAATTGCTGCTATATTAAGTGCAGGATTTTTCCTTAGAGTGCAACACAGTTGCCTTCACGTGACATGGTAGGACCAAGAAAATGTTGCTGGAAGATTATTGCAAGTTTTGGGCTGGCACCAAGATGCATAAGATGTTGATGCAATATCTTGTACATAGCAGAGAACCAGTCTGAACTAGTTATCATACaaattattgtattgtattatgaTACATATATTACAAGGGATAATGTTTGAGATGGTGTTTCTGTATTCACATATTTTGCTTAccgttgtttatgttttaatgtACTGAATGAATCTATTTCGACAGAATTTACCTTCGAAGAAAAGATTTAGGCAACTTTTCATTTGGACAATTCAGAGAGATGAACAGAGaatcaaaaatgaagaaattgcACATGAAAATTAACAGGGTTAATTGCAGTGGTTGTGTTTGATTttccttaaaatgttttcaagcttCCACAAACGATTCAGATATTTTAGAATAATCATATCATTCTCTGCATGAACATTACCTCAATCATTTGTCATTCCATCAACGGCAGTGGCTTCTTGGTCGCTATGCACAAGaattgtgtgttattttttgtttcatcacTGGTTCAGATTATCTTTGAGTCACAACTGTTGAACTGCTCCTGTTGAATGTCCAGTGCCTTAAGGTCACCATTTGAAATGGTACATAGTTGTAGGTGCATGGACTTTACCTCAATCATTTGTCATTCCATCATGGCAGTTGACTGAATGGCCTGTTCGAATGAGAATGGTGTtcactataattttttttttctctttattttgttttcccctCGGATTGTCTTTTAGGGTCACAACTGTTGACATGCTTCTGCTGAATGTCCAGTGCCTTAAGATCACCAGCAAAAGTAAAATGCTGCGCAGTTGTCTTGTTGGTGGATTGTGGAGCACAAAGATCTTTCAACTCTTTTGCTAAAGTCACCTGCAAATAGAAAAGATTTTTCAGTGTCTTATTGGCAGTATAGTTGTTCTGAAAAGAAACAATAGCTGCTTATTTTCAGGAATGGAACACTTcagcttttgaaatgtttattgttcAGCAGTGCCTTTTGTGACTGTCTTGAGCAAAACTAAAACTGACCCATGCTAGTCAGCATATATTAATATTTCCAATACATATTGTCACAAGGGTTGTCCAGTATTGTAGATGTCAAATGCTCATCACTGGAATGAGGATGGCAAGGTcctgggtttgttttttgatttgacAAATGTTCCCATAGGTGACTGCAAAGGTTTTCTCTGGGCTCTTTTCCCCTGCCCCATGTCTTCAATAGTGCAAACTCACTTCGAGGGTGGAAGCACCTTCTAACAAAATAAACGTTTGCAAGAGAATTTGACAAGTAACAAGCTGAGATTGCAGTGATGGGCTGAAGCGATGAAAATGAAACCTTTTTACACAATATTATTTAGGTGAAATGGCTGTGTAATTGAAAGGTTTTATGTACATGTGGTAGCGAAGAGGAAATATGCATAGTTGTCTTGTCACTTCACTCAACAGACGTGACTGCAGCATTGAGTCTTTGGCACAATATGTTGGTACGTGATTGCATGAATCTTAATACTTTTATTATGTAGGAAGATGTCTTAGACAACGATAAAGGTACAGTTTATATGCTCTCCCCACCGCTGCATATAGATCCGTTTGTAGAAGATGCAGTCTTGTTTTGAGCGCctttcatttttcaaagtttcaaGAGTGTTTGATATACTTTCTGACAGTCCTACAGACTTCTTCAGGAAGGTAGGTATTGAGCAATTCGGCTAACAGTCAAGTGTCAGAGACCAAAGGGATACCATGAAAGTGTTGTATGCCTGAGATTGCATGTATTTGGAAAGGGAACTCGGTACAGTTAAATACAGTAATGCTTGTGATATAAATTTGCATGTAAATGTGCAAAGCATGCCCAAgtgcttgtatgtgtgcatgtagtAAGGTCTTTAATGGTCTTGGATGCATCTAAAAATATGGTAAGATGATGTTCATACAGCAGGCATATTGCTGCTTAAAGCTTGTATACAGGGATCGTTTTCAAATGCTCAAGAAGACATTATTTAGAGCAAGTCATTAAAATTTTTGCTgtttagaattaaaatatatgCATTATTATAGTCCTGTattgttgaaaatattgttggattttaaaaaaatcattaaagtaCTTTTGTACAAATGTTGTCCTATGTAGAtaatgtgtatgcatgcaggTTACTGGGAATCAGGTGTGcgcacacaaacaagcatattttaaaatgtttgcatagaGCATATTCTGAAGCTGAACAAAACACTTGGTcagtgcatttatatttatgtaactACATCAGCAAAATGTTGATTCGGATATTTTgtgatttctatttttaaagtttttttttttggttgggggAATGAAGGGAGAGACATATTAGCTTTTGCagtaaaaatgcaaattaaacaTTAACGTTCCACTACCATTTTTATACAAACCACTCGTACAAGgaatgcattattttttttatttgcccTCGCCTATAAAAGCTCACTAGCCATATGTTCTTGGCTGTCACCCAAAGGAGTACATCAATCTTGATTCTGGTGCAGTGGAGGATGCATACTCGACTCTACTCGGAGAAGGACACAAGGTTAATTACTCTCATCCAAAGGAAAACACATGGCATGTTCTTGTCTTTCACAGCAAACATGGTCGTGGACGATATTCAGGGTCATCAAAGATATGCCAACCACCgtgtttgttttcactttgtttccATTTCACCTTCTTGATACACAACAAGCCCAAAATGTTTGATATGCAAGTAGTGCAACTGTATGGGAAATATCTTCCCCCTTCCTTGCACACTCGTCCTCTAAATACTCTAGCAAGTAGTTGCGCCATGTGAAAAAATTGTCTCCTTTTCCATCTGAGCTAATAACAATTATGTGTTTCCTTAAATTGGTATAACAATCCTTATATGCTGTTGACACATAGGAATAAAGTTATCACTCTTTCGCTAAATAACTACAGAAGCAGCttattgtcaattttttttctgtcatggcTCTATAGCCATGCACACTAGaacaaacccaacaaaaaaatggatctaatagaaaaaaacaatcatcaacaaccacaATGCTTAACTATACATGAAAACACAGAACAGTAGTTACCCTATCCGCCGTAAAAGTCTGATCAAAAGTTCAATAGTCCGCTTCTGAAGCTTCCTCCGTCATCAGAAACACGGTACAGAGTCTGTCTCTGGTGCGCTCCTCTTGATGTTAGAGTTCGCGTGCCAGCCTACATCGAACACAgaattaaagagagaaaaaaacggGACAGAAAAATCTGACAACCATTTAAAGAATTACATATATTACTATATCAGTCCAAaacttataaaaattaaaacctaaACAGACCTCAACAGGTTTTATGTGAAATTTTACACCTTAATTGTACAGTCCGGTCAGGACTTAAATACGGTGCTAAAGAAAACGGCCAGGTATTCCTCCCGTCACAGTCAAGGACACGAGCATCAGGCAGCAAAAATATCGCTCTGTTCCTTGCAGGTATGCGAATCGTATAAGTTGCTCAGAATGAGGTAAGATCCACAAGATGAACAGATCATCCTTGCAGTGAATTTTGTATGAGATAATACTGCATAGTGAGAAGATGTCCTATCAGAGCATCTGCCGtttgtagtattattattaggaATTTCAACAGCTGGAAAAAGGGCCATGAAGTGTTGTAAACATCACATGCTCCAGCCCCACTcactttggttttatttattttcccttgAAAATGTGTTTCGGACGCTGCATGTCTACGTTTGCTTGGATAAGGGCAACTGCAACATAGTAGTAGAAtcttattaattaaataaataaccagCTGCCCAAATTAACATTGTGTTTCTCATTTGTGATGACTATTGTATACGTGGCTctgcttttgatattttaaatgttatgctTTATGATGttcctttaatttctttatgaAAACAATTAGATAAATTTAGCAAATTTCCAGTACTGTCAAAATCTGTTCATGTTCAGCAGACTTTAATTTTAGTGGCTGATTTGTATTCGTTTTAATTACAGCaaccaaaaacaataataatagtcacaTTGGGCTCACGTGGGTCGTATCAGCTCATTTTTAATTCCTTGAGTTGATGCTCATTTCACAATAAACAGTTACAGAACTAGCATGCCACAGAGCAACTTTTAATGATGCGATAAAGCGATCATCACTGAATGGAACATACCTGTGCACTCGATCCCTGCCGTTGACGAGAAAGAACTCTGTATGAAAGCCAAAGACTGGTTTTCAACTGTCTGTTGTGATATTGTGCTCTCCAAGAGTCCCACAGTTTTTGTTGGCTTTGAAATAGTTCAATTAAAAAGAAGGTATTTTCCTCGTTTAAATTTTCAACTGGGCCTGTTGCTTTGGTGGCCATTTTGAAAAACCGCTTTCCAAAATAGAGCAAGTTTTAAAACAGCAAACAGGAGGAAAAACAGTTTCCATGCGGTTTTCCAAATGGTTTGCTCTGTATGCCACACAGCAAACGGGGAAAACGAGGCTGTTTCAGAAACTGTTccaagaaaaaagtgttttccaaACCCCGTGTGGCACCACCTTTCTAATCGCCAACAGCAAGTACTCGGCcgagaaagatgttttattgctCAGATAGTGattgcctgtgatctccaccctgcctcggggTCAGAGTAGCAATTGGGGAAAAGTGACAGCCTGTCAAAGTCAGCACCATGTACTCCTACCATCCCTCGGGCCaaaccgttttttttaaaaaaacgtcCACAAGAAACTCCACCCTAAAGCGAAACCTTTACACCACACACTCGCGCTCTCGATGACACGTAGTTCTCACCTCTGCGCTGTCCCCTCACGATCTGATGCCTGCCCTCATCATCCGACTTCCCTCCACAAACATCCCTAGTCGACCCCACCGACAAGATTGTACCTgtcttgtgtgcgtgtgtatgcttGCCACGTTTCATACTACTGTATTCAATGTTCCATGCTACTGTACTTGTACACCTACAACTATTGACTACTATGTTTAGCTCAAAACTTCTGGGAAAGTAGCGTGTCATGTCCTTCCCCATTGCGTTTTGCATGAATTAGTTTATGACGAGATAGAAACAACTTTTgtacataaaaagaaatctttgtcATTTCATGACTTTTAGcgtattttgtttgaaaattttcGAAACGTTTCCAATTATGCGAATCATGCAGTTAGGTTTCATGTATGTGAGGtaacaattaattaattagtctTAACTAATGAAAAATTAAGCTTTAGTGGGTATAGTTATTAATGTGAATTTGAACGAAACGGATAAATAGACTTAGAAGAACTCGTTGTCTTCGAGTGGGAAGAAGAGCGTGCagttgtgtttttgtgcatgcgtgtatgtgGCGCGTTCGCGACTGTGTCATCAGGTAGTTGTTAGATACGACCACactgttggtttttgtttatttcaggaGCAACCACGTGACAATGCCAGGGAGAAGGACCTTATATTGGTGTGTACTGCTCTAAACTTATTTTTCTGGTTTCTGTACATGTACAAGCTCAGCTTCCCTATGGATCTGCTAATGGTCAAGgcatttagtttcttttttaaaagcagacaaACCTTTGCTTCAACACGTGTTGCAACTTAAATATTCCTGTTACCAAGAAAGCAATTAAATAACCTATGACcccagcgcatgcgcactgtgtGAAGCACATCTCATCACAAGGACCATTTCGGATCGCCTCACAGGCtcagagaataaggttagtgacatcaggagaatactgggaagatattgaATAGTCTTGAGAACATGAAGAAATGCTATTATATGAAACTGAAAGAGGATGATcatctcttcagtttatttattgcagCACAAGGTCGCTGACGAAGCGCGTGAAGCAGGCggaatggaatccagccaatagatctAAACAATTCGTACTTCAAAATAACATATGCATTATCtgcattatatacattatatacagtcctgCTGCAAACCAGAGGAGGAAGAAAACTCAACACAAGCACACGTAAACATGAAAGTCCAATACTTTTAACCAAATTGAAGCATGactacaaaacacaaacaaaatcaaggaaagCCCacaggcgaagggacagaactcgcaataaaacatcaataaatGCTTAATGTTAAAAAATCTACTTCGCCATTTTTAGACCTATcataaactttaattaaaaaaaaaaacaaaaataaacgtGACAAGTAAACATTAGGCGTGGCTTTATCTACAGAAGTAACAGAATTTGTTTGGCTTATTTACTCAAAACTCACCCTTAATCCCAACGACGACTGACTTTTCACGGCCACGTTTATTTTCCCTTCCATCCTGTAGCCTCTCCCTTTAGTACCATGACCTTCTAGGGCACGCTTTACTCGAGAACTGTTTCCTTTGGTCTTAGTCTGCTATCAACTAAAATATTTAGCAAAACGTCTCTGAAAGTCGCGTTTCATGTCTAGTTTATCAGGCTAAAggaaacattttcacacacttcAAAATCTATGTCGATTCATAACTTTTTGAATCTTATTCAGGTCTGGAAATAGTTGCCAAAATTAAAACTTTCCCAATCAAGAAGTTAGGTTTCATGTAAGGGAGGTAGCAGTAAAgtgttcattaattttaaaataaggtttTGTGCGTAGTTAGTAATGTGAATTTGATCAAGATTTATCAGAAAACTGAAGAGAACTCGTTGTCCTCCGGTGAGAGAAAGAGCgtgcagatgtgtgtgtatgagggagagagggagaatgagGCGAGCTCGCGACTGTCAACAAGGAGTTGTAAAATACGATCGCactgttttttattctttatttcaggaCCAAGCAAATGAGAATGTCAGTTAAAAAGACCTTCTTTATATTGGTGTGCACTGTCGCATTCTTCATTTCCTGGTTTCTGTATATGCACAAGCCCGTCATCCCAAAGGTATctagtttgtttattctttcttatctGAAGAGACAGATCGTTAGATATCTTTGCTTTACCACTTACTGAAACTTGCATATTCCTGTtaccaagaaaacaacaaaataatcgGACTTTCAGCCAGTAGCcagcaaaggaaagaaagccaATCCTTATTCACATCAACCCTTTAGCCACATGTGAAACATCCAAATGTGCACTAAGACACATCTCTACTATGAGAACAGTTCAACAATGTGTTGGTCTACAGACCTATTCTCTCACTTCTTAAGCTTCTTCTGGTTACATGATTAACTTAGTATCTCTATATCTTCTCTGTGTGTCTATAGgagtttatgttttgtgtgttataTTGTTCGATCGTTGCTCATAGTCGTCGTCATCAACATCCATCAATCTTCATCAACATCAATCACCTTCTCTCTAGTGTCTTTGCGTTGTCTCTCCGGTCGCTTTTCTTTTTGGAAGAGTGATATTTAGTGTGTTGAGGGTCCTTGCTATCTTCAATCACATCCAGGCACTAGATGCTCTAGTCAGTCATGTGACTGATTGAGTCTGAAGCTGTCACTGACTTACGAAGTTAGGTAGTGTCGTGTGACAGCCTGTGATCCAAATCGTCGCTGATCTTTTTGAGATCATGCGAGCCTCCCATTCTTTTCTGTTGCCTATAGGTATCTACACCTCCTTCTCTTCCCACCAAGGAGACCATTAGTAACATGACAAATGCTGAATTGGAGGAACTGTACTACACGTGAGTTGTCAGACCACTGTCTTTATATTAATTTTCAGCTTGAACCTCTAGAAACCTGCATTCAGATTTCCGGACTTGATTATAAAGCTTAGACAGATTACACCCTGCACACAAAGAAACTAGCAATAGATATCAGGATTGGAATTAAATATGTTTACGTTGTTGAGACTATAGACAATGGAATAGTATGGACTATATCTTAATACAGACACAACTGAGACAAACGTGATGTCATGAGTTTGAACTGTGCACGGTATTGTTTGTAATATATATCTCGAAAAGAACTGAATGCTTTCCCAACGCAGTTGTATCGGACACCAAGGgaaatgttctttaatttttttctttacagctACACAATGCACTTTATTACTATATAAGGTAAggcattctatatttataccgtccaattctataagtatagatTGCATTCACTAGCTATacatttcattatataattatataatacattttacagctacagagagaaaaaaatcggtAAAAACTCAAGTATTTCATAGATATTACACTCAGAAGCTGCTATCCAAGTCATTTAATATGCGTGTAAAATGCGTTGTATAGCTAGAAAGAGAACATTAGAGAAAAGTCCCCTCTTGGCGACCCATACTACTGTGCGTCGCAGGAATAAGTATAAAGGGTATGCTACAtgggaaatgtttttattccaATAACTCATTTTACTTGGAAATGATACCAGGATTAGTGAAGCGTGTTCACATAGTCGACAGTGTGGGACAGTTAAGGTTTTTAAGGTGAACATCTAggtaaagaattttattttgtttgcaaagcCAATAATATTACTACTGTTTACGTTCCTAATAAACAAAACGTGGACAGAGTCTAACAGAGTtattttgaatgatttttgtcttatttcccATACCAGCTACGTGGGAAACGTAGACGTGTTATGCACCAACAGGATTCGTCTGGGTAAGCCTGACGACGGCGGTTGGGATGTCTGTGACGACATAGAGCACCGTCCCCAACCACCATGTTTGGTGTATTCGTTTGGGTGAGTCAACATCGTGTCTGTTTATGCAAGCACTTCTTTCGATCACAAGTTAGAAACACATCTGGCATTCTATGGGCTCAGCATATGTACTGAAcgaaagaatataaaaagactagtgttcttttctttgttacagTTAAGCGTCACCTTTCCAAAATATTCGTCTGTATGTGTAGGTTTTAACTTTGTAAAGGGGAATTGTGAAGGAAGTATCCTGGACTTCTGAATGTTTTTCTccgtaaaaaataattatcattaattCCTTCCACAAATTGTTAGTCaaagtaatgataaaaatacgTATCCTGTCCATGAACATCATCTGCATTCAAGACCATTCAACCCAACTTGCTAGTACGTCTCCTAGCATTAAACGTCAACATATCACTAGTGCTCTGGATGAGGGAATTTTTCCGAAACGGGCTTGGGGGGCACACTCTCGAACAGCGACCATCATTACAGGAGCATCATAAGGGTTTGTTTTATCCCCAGTACTTTTTTGTCTACACCATTGAAGTCCGGACATATCTTTCCAATTACGCTCTGAAgaagtttgcagatgacatggcgTTGGACGCTCGGCTCAAACACAAGGATTCATTAGCAagctattttcttcaaattagGAAACTACATTCAGGGTTTGACGTAAGCTCTTGTGCTCAATATCTCTAAGACTAAAGAACTGGTGCCTGGTAGGACGA
Coding sequences within:
- the LOC112573953 gene encoding uncharacterized protein LOC112573953 isoform X2, whose product is MTPAHAHCVKHISSQGPFRIASQAQRIRTKQMRMSVKKTFFILVCTVAFFISWFLYMHKPVIPKVSTPPSLPTKETISNMTNAELEELYYTYVGNVDVLCTNRIRLGKPDDGGWDVCDDIEHRPQPPCLVYSFGINHDFSFDDAVSDKYGCEVHSFDPSMGQNDHKHSDRVFFHNLGISDRDFVNDKAWTMKTLTSIKKQLHHTKDRFVYLTFFNNRLQKPTAEHNRY